One region of Limnospira fusiformis SAG 85.79 genomic DNA includes:
- a CDS encoding photosystem I reaction center protein subunit XI — MPQATDQGLIQAYNGDPFVGHLSTPISDSAFTRTFIGNLPAYRPGLSPLLRGLEIGMAHGYFIGGPWVKFGTQRGTEFANLNGLICGLAMLLIATACLAAYGLVTFQGDKSEEGDSLQSAAGWSQFAGGFFIGGMGSAFLAFFLLENFAVVDAIFRGFVNN, encoded by the coding sequence ATGCCTCAAGCAACGGATCAAGGGTTGATTCAAGCCTACAACGGCGATCCCTTTGTAGGTCATCTATCCACCCCCATTAGTGATTCCGCCTTCACCCGCACCTTTATCGGCAACCTTCCCGCCTACCGTCCCGGTCTGTCTCCTCTTCTGCGAGGCTTAGAAATCGGTATGGCTCACGGTTACTTTATCGGTGGTCCCTGGGTTAAATTTGGAACCCAACGCGGCACTGAGTTCGCCAACCTCAATGGCCTGATTTGTGGCTTGGCTATGTTACTGATTGCCACAGCCTGTTTAGCCGCTTACGGTTTGGTAACTTTCCAAGGGGATAAATCCGAAGAAGGTGATTCCCTGCAAAGCGCCGCCGGTTGGAGCCAATTCGCTGGTGGATTTTTCATCGGCGGTATGGGAAGTGCATTTTTGGCATTTTTCTTGTTAGAAAACTTTGCTGTTGTTGACGCAATCTTTAGAGGTTTTGTCAATAATTAA
- a CDS encoding photosystem I reaction center subunit VIII, with protein sequence MTGDYAASFLPWILIPVVCWLMPAVLMGLLFIHIESDA encoded by the coding sequence ATGACTGGTGATTACGCTGCTTCCTTCCTGCCTTGGATTTTGATTCCTGTTGTTTGCTGGTTGATGCCTGCAGTTTTGATGGGTTTGCTGTTCATCCATATTGAAAGCGACGCCTAA
- a CDS encoding calcium-binding protein, producing the protein MTPSELGLEALMSSQPGLNISLEGLNNTIQFGTVANDTIDGSVGGGNNQIYGLDGNDVLLAGNNDILYGGLGSDILDASTGSNNQLFGGQGDDVLIGGIRSQLFGDLGDDQLFAGIDGDTLTGGPGSDQFWILNNGNFPINPSVITDFEPGVDVIGLDDPTLSFERLTLTEVNPDIVISLDGVPLTIVLGKTAAELTADNFVFASSPLSEDLITYPLFWQGIFGYTAIGEFSYDRRFEGTIVTRDQLSDLQITFFDPDGNPIQSFDYDFPLPPTSELNFNFDTTTTTILQTGNFNEPDGLDLGVEFNLETGIDFITFLQPPDFPEAVIFLEEVVVPGSDADLIGLDEGGMLTVIGLEVVQGVLAAASQQFMLPDSELRIMEAQPALWPDGCLGLPEDGAFCTLAIVPGWKVKVTDGANELVYRTNESGSLVKLDMSAS; encoded by the coding sequence ATGACTCCATCAGAATTAGGACTGGAAGCCTTGATGTCATCACAGCCAGGTCTGAATATCAGTCTGGAAGGCTTAAATAATACCATCCAATTTGGCACTGTAGCTAATGATACAATTGATGGCAGTGTTGGCGGTGGCAATAATCAGATCTACGGATTAGACGGAAATGATGTCTTATTAGCAGGCAATAATGATATTCTGTATGGTGGGTTAGGTTCTGATATCCTAGACGCATCAACTGGCAGCAATAACCAATTATTTGGCGGTCAAGGAGACGATGTATTAATTGGTGGCATTCGTAGCCAACTATTTGGAGACTTGGGGGATGATCAATTATTTGCTGGAATTGATGGCGACACTCTTACAGGTGGCCCAGGTTCTGACCAGTTTTGGATTTTAAATAACGGCAATTTCCCCATTAATCCCAGTGTAATTACTGATTTTGAACCCGGAGTTGATGTCATTGGTTTAGATGATCCTACTCTCAGTTTTGAACGGCTGACACTCACTGAAGTTAACCCTGATATAGTCATTAGTTTAGATGGCGTACCCCTGACCATAGTATTAGGAAAAACAGCGGCTGAGTTAACAGCAGATAACTTTGTATTTGCTTCGTCCCCTCTCAGCGAGGACTTGATTACCTATCCCTTATTCTGGCAAGGAATTTTCGGCTATACCGCCATCGGAGAATTTAGTTATGATAGGCGTTTTGAGGGAACCATAGTTACCCGTGATCAACTCAGTGATCTACAAATAACCTTCTTTGACCCTGATGGGAACCCCATACAAAGTTTTGACTACGATTTTCCGCTTCCTCCCACCAGTGAATTGAATTTCAACTTTGACACTACCACCACTACCATTTTGCAAACTGGCAACTTTAACGAACCTGATGGATTGGATTTGGGGGTAGAATTTAACCTGGAAACAGGTATAGACTTCATCACCTTTTTACAACCGCCAGACTTTCCCGAAGCAGTTATCTTTTTAGAAGAAGTAGTGGTTCCCGGTTCTGATGCTGATTTGATTGGACTGGATGAGGGAGGTATGTTAACTGTTATTGGTCTCGAAGTTGTCCAAGGTGTTTTGGCGGCAGCATCCCAACAGTTCATGTTACCAGATTCTGAATTGAGAATCATGGAGGCTCAACCAGCATTATGGCCTGATGGTTGCCTGGGATTACCGGAAGATGGTGCTTTTTGTACTTTAGCGATTGTCCCTGGGTGGAAGGTGAAAGTAACGGACGGCGCAAATGAATTGGTTTATCGTACCAATGAATCAGGTTCGTTGGTCAAATTGGATATGTCGGCTAGTTGA